From the genome of Salmo salar chromosome ssa29, Ssal_v3.1, whole genome shotgun sequence:
CTGTGGTGGAAGGAGTCCAGGGAGCTGTGGTGGAAGGAGTCCAGGGTGCTGTGGTGGAAGGAGTCCAGGGTGCTGTGGTGGAAGGAGTCCAGGGAGCTGTGGTGGAAGGAGTCCAGGGAGCTGTGGTGGAAGGAGTCCAGGGTGCTGTGGTGGAAGGAGTCCAGGGAGTTGTGGTGGAAGGAGTCCAGGGAGCTGTGGTGGAAGGGGTCCAGGGAGCTGTGGTGGAAGGAGTCCAGGGTGTTGTGGTGGAAGGAGTCCAGGGAGCTGTGGTGGAAGGAGTCCAGGGAGCTGTGGTGGAAGGAGTCCAGGGTGCTGTGGTGGAAGGCGTCCAGGGAGTTGTGGTGGAAGGAGTCCAGGGAGCTGTGGTGGAAGGAGTCCAGGGAGCTGTGGTGGAAGGGACCAGGGTGTTGTGGTGGAAGGAGTCCAGGGAGCTGTGGTGGAAGGGGACCAGGGAGCTGTGGTGGAAGGGGACCAGGGAGCTGTGGTGGAAGAAGTCCAGGGAGCTGTGGTGGAAGGGGTCCAGGGAGCTGTGGTGAAAGGAGTCCAGGGAGCTGTGGTGGAAGGGGTCCAAGGAGCTGTGGTGAAAGGAGTCCAGGGAGCTGTGGTGGAAGGGGACCAGGGAGTTGTGGTGGAAGGAGTCCAGGTTGCAGAGGTGGAAagagttgtgtgtttgtgtgtgtttggaccagaattccccacaagaatagtaaacaaacaaaaagttgaccaactggggatatttggttagtccccacaaggtcaactGCTAtgtctagggggtttagggttaaggtcagaATTAGTGTTAGAGTTAGGTTtttaggcagtggtgtaaagtacttaagtaaaaatactttaaagtactactttttggggggtatctgtactttactttactgtttatattgttgacaacttttacttcactacattcctaaagaaaatgatataCTTTTTACccaatacattttccctgacatccaaaagtactcattacattttgacaggaaaatggtccaattcagcaTTGATCAAGAGAACATCTTGGTCATCCTtcagcctctgatctggcagactcactaaacataaatcCTTTATTTGTATAGgaggtctgagtgttggagcatgcctctggctatccgtaaattaaacaaaacaagaaaatcgtgctgtctggttttcttaatataagtcattttaaattatttatacttttacttttgatgcttaactatatttaaaaccaaatacttttagacttttactcaagtagtattttactggctaACTTTCActtttagtcattttctattgaggtatctatacttttactcaagtatgacaattgggtaatttttccaccactgggtttagggttaggagctacagTTAGTTTTAGGAttaagagctagggttaggtttggggttaaggttaaagttaggttttcgggttagggttagggtcagggttaggtttaggattaagagctagggttaggtttggggttaaggttaaagttaggttttcgggttagggttagggtcagggttaagattaggtttagggttaagggttagggttaggttttcaggttagggttagggttagggttagggcacgggtcagggttaggtttaggattaagagctagggttaggtttggggttaaggttaaagttaggttttcgggttaggtttagggtcagggttaggattaggtttagggttaggagctacagatagttttagggttaagagctagggttaggtttggggttagggttagggtacaggtcagggttaagggatagggttaggtttggggttagggttagggtacaggtCAGGGTTAAGGGATAGGGTAAGGGTACgggtcagggttaggattagggttaaggGATAGGGTAAGGGTACAGGTcatggttaggattagggttaaggttttgggaaatgtgttagggttagggtaagggtcagggttaggattttggtttagggttaagggttaggaaatgtgtgtgtctgttgtgagtgaACCTTATCTAACCCCAAACCCTGTCAAAGAACACCCACTCGGATCTGTCCATTGTGTTATGTGTTAATAACGttaagactacattacccaggaGGCAATGCGCCACCCAGGCAAGGTTGTTGGGAGTATGCCTTGCATGGCTACACACATTGATATTGCTAGCTGAAGTTTCTGTTTGTTAAAAGTAGTTCAACCTACAGTTTGTCACCAAACAGGAAACAAACATAACATCCATCACAGGAGGTACATGTCGTCAGGTAACACCCATATTAGACCagagacacacactacaccccaccctccccctccccgtatgtctgtctctctccctccatctctctctctctctttatctttctaaCAGCTGGCCAAGCAGCAGTAATATCCAGCCTAGACACATCCTGACCATAGCTTGGAGAGGCCTTTTTCTATTTTTGCTAGCCTATACCCCACCATGGGTTTCCCCAAGTTCCTTGGCATAAAGTAGGAGAAAGGAAGGAgctggagggagaggggtgagagagagagagggagggaggggggtgagagagagagagagagagagagagagagagagagagagagagagagggagggaggtgagagagagagggagggagggagttgggtTTCTGGAGTGCCTATGGTGCTACTCTCGGATAAACAGATGAGCagtgagggcagagagagagggatggaggggggcgggatggagggagagggatggggggtgagagagagggatggagggggtgagagggatgagggggtgggagggagggagggagggagggagggagggagggagggagggagggagggagggagggagggagggggagggggtgggagggagggagggagggagggagggagggagggagggagggagggagggagggagggagggagagagagagagagagagagagagggagggagggagggagggagggagggagggagggagggagggagggagggtgagagagagagagagggagggagggagggagggagggagggagggagggagggagggagggagggagggagggagggagggagggtagagagggagggggagagggagggagggatgaggggggtgggagggagggagggagggagggagggagggagggagggagggagggagggagggagggagggagggaggagagggagggagggagagagagagagagggagggagggagggagggagggagggaggggtcagtTCTGGGATTGTCACAGGGAGGAAGGAGCTGCtcctttgtagtgtgtgtgttagtgtgtgaggggtACTTTAACTAAGGAACATAAGCGAGGACATACTGTATAAACCTACAGTATGAGCAGAACCACCTTCTTTGAGGTAAGATTGGAGTTTGGACGTATATTTGAGCGTAATAGGGGTCATGAACAGATTGAAGTCATTTTTAAGCgatgtgttttatatacatttcttACATAGTGTCGTGGTCAAAAGTGGAAAACTGTTACGTTGATACAGTTAAATATGCTCTTCCATTATCATGACTACACCAAGTCCGCGTTATGCATATTAGGACAGTTATTGGATTTGTGTTTTTGAGAGCccccttcaacaccatagtgttgaGACACTCGACAACACAAATGTTAACCTCTTAGAAGAGGCCTCAGTTGAATGAAGGATTATTTTTGTCAACGCTAATGACAAGAAACCTAAGTAGGTGAAGAAGTGTGTCAGGACAGATCATTAGAATGATACTGGGTCACATCAGTCCAAACAGAGTGATCAAGTAGTGACAGGTGTGTATGATGAGTGAAGCACGGCCCATTGATTGCCTTGATTTTCCAAAATGTATACGTTGTGTTTCTTTTGTAATTTACTTAGCAAGAGTGTGTTATTTCAAATTGTTGCTctgcagaagaagaaaaaaaaaacacatgaagCTTTTTGGCTAATCCTTTCTAATCACACTAGACTCCATCTATGTCGAGAGCTATTGTGACAATAAAATGGACGGCACGACAACCTGACTTTAATATTCTGAGAAATTCTCCTTAGTCTGTCATCTCATTATAACTCTGTGAAACCCCTTTATGGCTCAGTGAAACCAAAAGCTCAAAAACTCCTCAGTTTCCTCCAGCAGCTTGCAGGAACCCCCTGAGCCAACAACCCCTCAGTTTCCTCCAGCAGCTTGCAGGAACCCCCTGAGTCAACAACCCCTCAGTTTCCTCCAGCAGCCTGCAGGAACCCCCTGAGCCAACAACTCCTCATTTCCTCCAGCTGCCTGCAGGAACCCCCTGAGCCAACAACCCCTCAGTTTCCTCCAGCAGCCTGCAGGAACCCCCTGAGCCAACAACTCCTCATTTTCCTCCAGCAGCTTGCAGGAACCCCCTGAGCCAACAACTCCTCAGTTTCCTCCAGCAGCCTGCAGGAACCCCCTGAGCCAACAACTCCTCAGTTTCCTCCAGCAGCCTGCAGGAACCCCCTGAGCCAACAACTCCTCAGTTTCCTCCAGCAGCCTAGAGGGACCCGCTGAGCCAACAACTCCTCAGTTTCCTCCAGCAGCCTGGAAGGACCCGCTGAGCCATGGGGTGACTGGTCAAGTCACACCTACTGTATAATGTCAATAATAATGTCATTAGCTTTAGCTTCCATTGACTTGGTGGGACAGCATTTTGCTGCTGCCAGGCTTGCTGTGTTAACTCTAATAGCCTGCATGTCTGTTAGGCTAGCTAGATCTCTTTCTGTGCTCTAACCACAAACAAGTGCATGTGTAATTGAATACTAGAGCAACATATCTGCCATCTAAGGCCAATTTATAGGCCTCCAGTTGACATTTATGCCATCTTCTCAGGGCTAGCCAGAGTTACAGGGAAGCCACATTCCCTTGTTCTCAGCGCTAGTCAGAGTTTCAGGGATGCCCAAGGCAGGCTCAAGGCATGCCAAATTAGCACACATTCCCATTGCTGTGGTCTAGTCTACAGCCAAACAACATTAGGAAGAGAAACCTCCACCAATATTCATAAAATAAAGACCACAGGGTGAAAGGCAACTCCTAACGGCAGCAAATTAGCATTAGTTTACTTGATACTTATTTAGGTCATGTTAGTGTTAACAGACTAACATTAGCATTAGCTTACTTGATACTTATTTAGGTCATGTTAGTGTTAACAGGCTAACATTAGCATTAGCTTACTTGATACTTATTTAGGTCATGTTAGTGTTAACAGGCTAACATTAGCATTAGCTTACTTGATACTTATTTAGGTCATGTTAGTGTTAACAGGCTAACATTAGCATTAGCTTACTTATTTAGGTCATGTTAGTGTTAACAGGCTAACATTAGCATTAGCCATGCTTATATTTCTAGACACCTCTTTTGCTTAATTTACTTGTATTTATCTGTATGAAGAATTTCATTTCAAAACGCTGTATATACATTTTcataaatgttggtaaattagatTTCTAATTACATAACATTTCAAATACatatctatcacttgatggtttcatttcagagagacttGCAAATCACATTTTTGTTGCAAAACGAGATATATCCGCCTCACTCTCCGAGAAAAAAGCAGCAATGCAAAGTCAAATGTGACAAACAATTAAACATTCTATAAATAgctgtacaaatgatacattcgtgacatcaatattttaaaatatatacatttaaaaattAAGCAATACAGTGACATGAGGtataggctctggtcaatagtagtgcactatatagggaatagggtgccatttgggacgagagCTAACTCTAACCAAACACTATAGCATGAAGCTAGATTTATGATGTGTTGAATTGTATATGTTAAATACAGGATGTGaatattccattccagctaaacaatggatatatagcgttttgcaacAAAAACTATTGTAAAACAAACCTGAAATCAATTAATtaaaaaatctgagaacagtaatatttgaaatacaaataaaaggtACCCATAAGCATTCATTGCTGGtgaaaaaaacacaaaatgtgaaaaattTGTGGATATAAACTCTTGGTATTATGTACTTATTTTAGTTTGAGGGTTATTGTTTCGTCTTTTATACTGTATCTACTGGTTTGGTAGTTGGGCTGAGTCTGCCCAGTCAATGTAAAGTATATTATTATGGCTTGatatttccttctttctttctgtgGTGCAGCGGAACATCAGAAGAACTGTAATTATATTACTTTTGTTTAACAATGTGTCGAATAATCCCATAAGGGATGAATAGGCAATAGACAATTTGAcacgtaaataaataaaaaaaatcattaaTTCACTCCCAGTGTTTAAGCTAGAACACTAAAGCATCTTTAGTTAAAACACTATCTCCAGCACGATCAACTATTTGTCTCGTAAGATATTCATAAAATAAGGACCACAAGGTGGAAGGCAACCCCTAGACATCAGACTGGCATTCATTATTTCATACTTTGTTTTATGTCACATTCGTGTTGTACTGATTGGCTGATATTATCAATAGCCATGCTAACATGTCTAGACATGTCTTCTGCTTTATTGACTTAAATGTATCTATTTTATTGACTTATTGTTGTTTGAGGGTTGTTGTTTGGTGAACTACGGCTGCTATGCATTGAtacgctttctttctttctttctttatgcgGGGCAGCGGAACTTCGGAAGAATCACTGTAATGTATATTCCATTTCTTTAACAATAGCTACATTTCCATCCATTTTGTCTAAAGATTTTCCACCAAAATATTATAATATCGGCACCTaaaaaaaatatgcacattttaccCGAAAGCGGTGTTTCCATCAAACTGGCTTGTTGCAGAAAAAAAAACTGTTCGTAATGATGCAGAGTACATAAAAAGTACTTTGTCATATAACTTTCCTTTTTTAACTCTATCTATGGTTTGGggactctggtcttggcacatacTCTTTAGATAGCCGGCCGCAGACAGAGGGTaggctacatgatgagattatggaTACGGGACTAAGAGATGAGATAAATGTTAGCTGTCAAACGTCAGTTTAAACACTGATTATGTGACTAGCATATTAAGACCCTCAATATGTATTGGAAAGGAGTGTTaagctcatcactgtgcacttttACCACCCTGTGACATGATAGTTATTTTATCAACaattaaatgaagaaaaaatatatattttccactGCCATTTTGTCGAATGATCTGTTAACCGATAAAAAATGATCCACCCCTCTCGAATGTATTTTGTTTTATCGACATTTAGGAACGCTTACCAACAATTAGCTGTTTCCATCAGACCTGTCATTAGTTATTTACCTGAGATGTAGGCCTATTTTACTTGAATaaaaatggttggatggaaataTGGTTAATGTGACAAATAATTATGTAAGGGATGGGTCGCTTGACGCGTAAATAAAACATTCATGAATTGATTCATCACTCCCAGTGTTTAAACTAGAACACTGAAGCATCTTCAGCTAAAACACTAGCACTCAGACTCATCAGTGGATCTGTCAGTCACGATTTAGTGTGTATTGCTGTGAAAGCCTTGTCCATCACTCATCATTACTTGTGTATTTACGACAGTGGAGGAGAGGCTAGAGTGGCTATATGGGATGCCTGGGGAGGTTTAGGGCAGATTTAAGGGTAGGATGTCAATAGGGAGAGCACAGAAATCAACTGAGTGCTTTTATCGATTATTCCTCCTGATTGGAAAAAGAGCTGATTTACAATAACCACCATTGTCTGGCCAGGGGAGCGACGGCATGTCACATACTAGTGTCTTCAAGTTAACTGTCCTTCCTGTATGGGCAGTTATTATATGGTTTGACATTACAACTGTCCTTCCCGTATGGTCAGTTATTATTGGTTTGACATTACAACTATTCTTTGTATGTGGTAGATCAGCAGttactctccctccctgtgtctctctctctgtctctctctctctctctctctctctctctctctctctctcgtctctctctctctccatctctctctctctctccccatctctctctctctctctctccccatctctctctctctgtctctctctcggtctctgtctctctcccccctccatctctctctctgtctctctctctctctctgtctctctctctctccccccctccatctctctctctgtctctctctctctctctctccccctccatctctctctctgtctctctctctccccctccctgtctctcgttccctctctctctctccccctccctgtctctcgttccctctgtctctctctctccccctccatctctctctccgtgcTCCATAAGCAGAGCCTTGTGTccctagagaggggagagacatctCTGATAATTAGATTTACAAGGACACCACGACACTGAGTGCACACGGTTTTAAAATGACAACACACTGGTGACACCCCTGACTCACCCCTCCTACCACACAGTCAGCAGGACAAACAAACGCCCctgactctcctctcctaccacacAGTCAGCAGGACAATCAAACGCCCctgactctcctctcctaccacacAGTCAGCAGGACAAACAAACGCCCctgactctcctctcctaccacacAGTCAGCAGGACAAACAAACGCCCctgactctcctctcctaccacacAGTCAGCAGGACAAACAAACGCCCctgactctcctctcctaccacacAGTCAGCAGGACAAACAAACGCCCctgactctcctctcctaccacacAGTCAGCAGGACAAACAAACG
Proteins encoded in this window:
- the LOC123731546 gene encoding histidine-rich glycoprotein-like, with translation MYLLSLDSFHHSSLDPFHHSSLDSFHHSSLDPFHHSSLDFFHHSSLLPGLLPPQHPGPFHHSSLDSFHHSSLDSFHHNSLDAFHHSTLDSFHHSSLDSFHHSSLDSFHHNTLDSFHHSSLDPFHHSSLDSFHHNSLDSFHHSTLDSFHHSSLDSFHHSSLDSFHHSTLDSFHHSTLDSFHHSSLDSFHHSSLDSFHHSTLDSFHHSSLVSFHHNTLDTFHHSTLDSFHHSSLDSFHHSSVDSFHHNTLVSFHHSTLDSFHHSSLDSFHHSSLDSFHHNTLVPSTTTPGPFYHSSLDSFQHNTLDSFHHSSLAPFHHSSLVSFHHNTLVPSTTAPWTPSTSAPWMPKEGVAA